One Mycobacterium kubicae genomic window carries:
- the mprA gene encoding two-component system response regulator MprA produces the protein MRILVVDDDRAVRESLRRSLSFNGYSVDLAHDGLEALDMIASDRPDALVLDVMMPRLDGLEVCRQLRSTGDDLPILVLTARDSVSERVAGLDAGADDYLPKPFALEELLARMRALLRRTKPDDTAESVAMNFSDLSLDPVTREVTRGQRRISLTRTEFALLEMLIANPRRVLTRSRILEEVWGFDFPTSGNALEVYVGYLRRKTEADGEPRLIHTVRGVGYVLRETPP, from the coding sequence GTGCGCATACTTGTCGTCGACGATGATCGCGCCGTGCGCGAATCGCTGCGCCGGTCGCTTTCCTTCAATGGCTACTCCGTCGATCTGGCCCACGACGGGCTCGAGGCGCTCGACATGATCGCCAGCGACCGGCCGGACGCCCTGGTGCTGGACGTCATGATGCCGCGACTGGACGGCCTCGAGGTTTGCCGCCAGCTTCGTAGCACGGGCGACGACCTGCCGATCCTGGTCCTGACCGCCCGAGACTCGGTCTCCGAACGGGTCGCCGGCCTGGACGCCGGAGCCGACGATTACCTGCCCAAGCCGTTCGCCCTGGAAGAGTTGCTGGCCCGGATGCGGGCGTTACTGCGCCGCACCAAACCCGACGACACCGCCGAGTCGGTCGCGATGAACTTCTCCGACCTGAGCCTGGACCCGGTCACCCGCGAAGTGACCCGCGGACAACGTCGGATCAGCCTGACCCGCACCGAGTTCGCGTTGTTGGAAATGCTGATCGCCAACCCGCGACGGGTGTTGACCCGCAGCCGCATCCTGGAAGAGGTGTGGGGATTCGACTTTCCCACCTCCGGCAACGCGCTGGAGGTCTACGTCGGGTACCTGCGCCGCAAGACCGAGGCCGACGGCGAGCCGCGGCTGATCCACACCGTGCGCGGGGTGGGTTACGTGCTACGCGAAACACCGCCCTGA
- the rpmF gene encoding 50S ribosomal protein L32, whose protein sequence is MAVPKRRMSRANTRKRRSQWKATETGLVGVNVAGQKHKVPRRLLKAARLGLIDLDKR, encoded by the coding sequence ATGGCCGTACCAAAGCGCAGGATGTCGCGCGCGAACACCCGGAAGCGACGCTCGCAGTGGAAGGCCACCGAGACCGGCCTCGTGGGCGTCAACGTGGCGGGCCAGAAGCACAAAGTGCCGCGTCGGCTGCTGAAAGCCGCCCGCCTCGGCCTCATCGATCTCGACAAGCGCTAG
- a CDS encoding acyclic terpene utilization AtuA family protein, translated as MRIANCSGFYGDRLSAMREMLTGGDVDYLTGDYLAELTMLILGRDRMKNPDRGYAKTFLTQLEDCLGEAHDRGVRIVANAGGLNPAGLADAVRALAEKLGIPARVAHVEGDDLQPRAAELGLGSPLTANAYLGGWGIAECLNAGADVVVTGRVTDASVIVGSAAAHFGWGRTDYDQLAGAVVAGHVIECGVQATGGNYSFFTEVPDLTYAGFPLAEVHADGSSVITKHPGTGGLVSVDTVTAQLLYEITGARYANPDVTARMDTIELSSDGPDRVRISGVRGEPPPPTLKVSLNSIGGFRNTMTFVLTGLDIEAKADLVRRQLESSLTVKPAELEWTLARTDHVDADTEEAASALLRCVVRDPDPANVGRQFSSAVVELALASYPGFTVTAPPGEGQVYGVFTPGYVDAREVPHIAVHADGTRTDIPCATDTLELAPADSTALPEPLPAGPTQRAPLGLIAGARSGDKGGAANVGLWVRTDEQWRWLANTLTVELLKELLPEAAGLEVTRHVLPNLRAVNFVIEGILGQGVAYQARFDPQAKGLGEWLRSRHVDIPERLL; from the coding sequence GTGCGTATCGCCAACTGCTCCGGTTTTTATGGTGACCGGCTCTCAGCCATGCGCGAGATGCTCACCGGCGGTGACGTCGACTACCTCACCGGTGACTATCTCGCCGAACTGACCATGCTGATTCTGGGCCGCGACCGGATGAAGAACCCGGACCGCGGCTATGCCAAGACCTTCTTGACCCAGCTCGAGGACTGCCTGGGTGAGGCACACGACCGTGGGGTGCGCATCGTCGCCAACGCCGGTGGACTCAACCCCGCCGGGCTGGCCGACGCGGTCCGCGCCCTGGCCGAGAAGCTGGGCATCCCAGCACGCGTCGCCCATGTGGAAGGCGACGACCTGCAGCCCCGAGCGGCGGAGTTGGGCTTGGGCTCGCCCCTGACCGCCAACGCCTATCTGGGCGGCTGGGGTATCGCCGAGTGCCTCAACGCCGGCGCCGACGTGGTCGTCACCGGGCGGGTCACCGACGCCTCGGTGATCGTCGGGTCGGCTGCCGCGCATTTCGGCTGGGGCCGCACCGACTACGACCAACTCGCCGGGGCGGTGGTGGCCGGGCACGTCATCGAATGTGGCGTTCAAGCCACCGGCGGCAACTACTCCTTCTTCACCGAAGTGCCTGACCTGACCTATGCCGGTTTCCCGCTGGCCGAAGTCCACGCCGACGGCTCCTCGGTGATCACCAAGCATCCCGGCACCGGCGGTCTGGTCAGCGTCGACACCGTCACCGCGCAGTTGCTTTATGAGATCACCGGCGCCCGGTACGCCAACCCGGATGTGACGGCCCGGATGGACACCATCGAGTTGTCCAGCGACGGACCCGACCGGGTACGCATCAGCGGTGTGCGTGGCGAGCCGCCCCCGCCCACCCTGAAGGTGTCGCTGAACAGCATCGGCGGATTCCGCAACACCATGACCTTCGTGCTGACCGGATTGGACATCGAGGCCAAAGCCGACTTGGTGCGCCGGCAACTGGAATCCAGCCTGACCGTCAAGCCCGCCGAACTGGAGTGGACGCTGGCCCGCACCGACCACGTCGACGCCGACACCGAAGAGGCCGCCAGCGCCCTGCTGCGCTGCGTGGTGCGCGATCCCGACCCGGCCAACGTGGGACGTCAGTTTTCTTCGGCCGTAGTCGAATTAGCGCTGGCAAGCTACCCGGGTTTCACCGTCACCGCCCCACCCGGTGAGGGGCAGGTGTACGGCGTCTTCACGCCGGGCTACGTCGACGCCCGTGAAGTCCCGCACATCGCTGTACACGCCGACGGCACCCGCACCGATATCCCATGCGCCACAGACACATTGGAACTCGCGCCCGCTGACTCGACGGCGCTGCCCGAACCGCTGCCCGCCGGCCCTACCCAGCGTGCGCCGCTGGGCCTCATCGCGGGCGCGCGCAGCGGAGACAAAGGCGGAGCCGCCAACGTGGGGCTCTGGGTGCGCACCGACGAGCAGTGGCGTTGGCTGGCCAACACTTTGACCGTCGAGCTGCTCAAGGAACTGCTGCCGGAGGCAGCCGGGTTGGAAGTCACCCGCCACGTGCTGCCCAACCTGCGGGCGGTGAACTTCGTCATCGAGGGCATCCTCGGTCAAGGCGTCGCCTATCAGGCGCGTTTCGACCCGCAAGCCAAGGGGCTGGGCGAATGGTTGCGCAGCCGCCACGTCGACATTCCGGAAAGGCTGCTATGA
- a CDS encoding acyl-CoA dehydrogenase family protein has protein sequence MNLWDTPEREQLRKTVRSFAEREILPHIDEWERSGELPRDLHRRAGDAGLLGANFPESVGGGGGDGADAVIICEEMHQAGAPGGVFASLFTCGIAVPHMIASGDERLIEEFVRPTLAGEKIGSLAITEPGGGSDVGHLRTSAVRDGDHYVINGAKTYITSGVRADYVVTAVRTGGPGAAGVSLVVVEKGTPGFEVTRKLDKMGWRSSDTAELSYTDVRVPVANLVGAENSGFAQIAQAFVSERIGLAAQAYSSAQRCLDITVQWCRDRETFGRPLISRQAVQNTLAEMARRIDVARVYSRHVVERQLAGETNLIAEVCFAKNTAVEAGEWVANQGVQLFGGMGYMAESEIERQYRDMRIIGIGGGTTEILTALAAKLLGFQS, from the coding sequence ATGAACCTCTGGGATACACCGGAGCGCGAACAGCTGCGAAAGACGGTGCGTTCCTTCGCCGAACGTGAGATTCTGCCGCACATCGACGAGTGGGAACGCAGCGGCGAGCTGCCCCGCGACCTGCACCGCCGTGCCGGTGACGCGGGCCTGCTGGGCGCGAACTTCCCTGAGTCGGTCGGTGGTGGCGGCGGCGACGGCGCCGACGCGGTGATCATCTGCGAGGAGATGCACCAGGCCGGTGCGCCCGGTGGGGTGTTCGCGTCGCTGTTCACCTGCGGTATTGCGGTGCCGCACATGATCGCATCGGGCGACGAACGGCTGATCGAGGAGTTCGTACGTCCGACGCTGGCCGGCGAGAAGATCGGCTCGCTGGCCATCACCGAACCCGGCGGCGGTTCGGACGTCGGGCATCTGCGGACCAGCGCGGTCCGAGACGGCGACCACTACGTGATCAACGGCGCCAAGACCTACATCACCTCCGGGGTGCGCGCCGACTATGTGGTCACCGCCGTGCGCACCGGCGGGCCTGGGGCCGCGGGTGTTTCGCTGGTGGTGGTCGAGAAGGGCACACCGGGCTTCGAGGTCACCCGCAAACTCGACAAGATGGGCTGGCGGTCCTCCGACACCGCCGAGTTGTCCTACACCGACGTACGCGTTCCCGTGGCGAATCTGGTAGGCGCGGAGAACAGCGGCTTCGCCCAGATCGCACAGGCTTTCGTCTCCGAGCGGATCGGCCTTGCCGCGCAAGCGTATTCGAGCGCGCAACGGTGCCTGGACATCACCGTCCAGTGGTGTCGCGACCGGGAGACGTTCGGACGCCCACTGATCTCGCGGCAGGCGGTGCAGAACACGCTGGCCGAGATGGCCCGACGCATCGACGTGGCCCGCGTCTACTCCCGGCACGTGGTGGAACGTCAACTGGCCGGCGAGACCAACCTGATCGCCGAGGTCTGTTTCGCCAAGAACACCGCTGTCGAGGCCGGCGAATGGGTGGCCAACCAGGGTGTCCAATTGTTCGGCGGCATGGGCTATATGGCCGAATCGGAAATCGAACGCCAATACCGGGATATGAGGATCATCGGCATCGGCGGCGGGACGACCGAGATCCTGACCGCGCTGGCCGCCAAACTCCTGGGATTCCAATCATGA
- a CDS encoding acyl-CoA carboxylase subunit beta, which produces MTVLQSTLDPDADAFSDAAAVATSRLDEINAELAKALAGGGPKYVDRHHARGKLTPRERIELLVDPDSPFLELCPLAAWGSSFQVGASLVTGIGSVAGVECMVVANDPTVKGGTSNPWTLRKILRANQIAFENRLPVISLVESGGADLPTQKEVFIPGGRMFRDLTRLSAAGIPTIALVFGNSTAGGAYVPGMSDHVVMIKERSKVFLAGPPLVKMATGEESDDESLGGAEMHARISGLADYFAVDELDAIRIGRRIVARLNWHKQGPPPRPVTEPLFDTEELIGIVPSDLRVPFDPREVIARIVDGSDFDEFKPMYGSSLVTGWAQLHGYPIGILANARGVLFSEESQKATQFIQLANRSNTPLLFLHNTTGYMVGKDYEEGGMIKHGSMMINAVSNSTVPHISLLIGASYGAGHYGMCGRAYDPRFLFAWPSAKSAVMGGAQLSGVLSIVARAAAQARGQQVDEEADAAMRAAVEGQIEAESLPLVLSGMLYDDGVIDPRDTRTVLGMCLSAIANGPIKGTSNFGVFRM; this is translated from the coding sequence ATGACCGTCCTGCAGTCCACCCTTGACCCCGATGCCGACGCCTTCTCCGACGCCGCGGCGGTGGCGACCTCGCGGCTCGACGAGATCAACGCCGAACTCGCCAAAGCCCTGGCCGGCGGCGGACCCAAATATGTGGACCGTCATCACGCCCGCGGCAAGCTGACTCCCCGCGAACGGATCGAGTTGCTGGTCGACCCTGACTCCCCGTTCCTCGAACTGTGCCCCTTGGCCGCCTGGGGCAGCAGCTTTCAAGTCGGCGCCAGCCTGGTGACCGGTATCGGCTCGGTGGCCGGGGTGGAATGCATGGTGGTGGCCAATGACCCCACGGTCAAAGGCGGGACCAGCAACCCGTGGACGCTGCGAAAGATTCTGCGGGCCAACCAGATCGCCTTTGAAAACCGGCTGCCGGTGATCTCCCTGGTGGAGTCGGGCGGCGCCGATCTGCCCACCCAGAAGGAAGTCTTCATCCCCGGCGGGCGGATGTTCCGCGACCTGACCCGCCTCTCGGCGGCCGGAATTCCCACCATCGCGTTGGTCTTCGGCAACTCCACCGCCGGCGGGGCCTACGTGCCCGGCATGTCCGATCACGTGGTGATGATCAAGGAACGCTCCAAGGTGTTCCTGGCCGGTCCGCCGCTGGTGAAGATGGCCACCGGTGAGGAATCCGACGACGAGTCGCTGGGCGGTGCCGAAATGCACGCCCGCATCAGCGGTTTGGCCGACTACTTCGCCGTCGACGAACTCGACGCCATCCGCATCGGGCGGCGCATTGTCGCCCGGCTCAACTGGCACAAGCAGGGACCACCGCCACGACCGGTGACCGAGCCGTTGTTCGACACCGAGGAACTGATCGGCATCGTCCCGTCGGATCTGCGGGTCCCGTTCGACCCCCGCGAGGTAATCGCCCGCATCGTCGACGGCTCCGACTTCGACGAGTTCAAGCCGATGTACGGCTCGTCCCTGGTGACCGGTTGGGCGCAGCTGCATGGCTACCCGATCGGCATCTTGGCCAATGCCCGCGGCGTGTTGTTCAGCGAGGAGTCGCAGAAAGCCACCCAATTCATTCAGCTGGCCAACCGCTCCAACACGCCACTGTTGTTCTTGCACAACACCACCGGCTACATGGTGGGTAAGGACTACGAAGAAGGCGGGATGATCAAGCACGGCTCGATGATGATCAACGCCGTGTCCAACTCGACCGTGCCGCACATCTCGTTGCTGATCGGCGCCTCCTACGGCGCCGGCCATTACGGCATGTGTGGACGCGCCTACGACCCCCGCTTCCTGTTCGCTTGGCCCAGCGCCAAGTCCGCGGTGATGGGCGGCGCCCAGCTCTCCGGTGTGCTGTCGATCGTGGCTCGTGCCGCCGCCCAAGCCCGCGGTCAGCAAGTCGACGAGGAAGCCGACGCCGCCATGCGCGCCGCCGTCGAAGGCCAGATCGAAGCCGAATCGCTGCCGCTGGTGTTGTCGGGAATGCTCTATGACGACGGGGTGATCGACCCGCGCGACACCCGCACCGTGCTGGGAATGTGTCTGTCCGCCATCGCCAATGGCCCGATCAAGGGGACGTCGAACTTCGGCGTCTTCCGGATGTGA
- a CDS encoding acetyl/propionyl/methylcrotonyl-CoA carboxylase subunit alpha: protein MGISRVLVANRGEIARRVFATCRRMGLGTVAVYTDPDAGAPHVAEADARVRLAETNGYLNADAVIAAARAAGADAVHPGYGFLSENAEFAAAVQSAGLTWVGPPVDAVRAMGSKIEAKKMMAAAGVPVLDELDPDSVTEAQLPVLVKASAGGGGRGMRVVRELSALAGEVEAARREAQSAFGDPTVFCERYLPTGHHVEVQVMADTHGTVWAVGERECSIQRRHQKIIEEAPSPLVERIPGMRDRLFDAARLAAGAIGYTGAGTVEFLADDDGEFYFLEMNTRLQVEHPVTEETTGLDLVELQLEVADGGRLDAEPPAAQGHSIEARLYAEDPAQGWQPQAGTVHRIDVPLVRAQFETLQRRTGIRLDSGIQDGSTVSIHYDPMLAKVISYAPSRRQSALVLADALARAHLHGLRTNRELLVRVLRHPAFLDGATDTAFFDTHGLTELSAPLADSATVRLSALAAALADAAHNRAHATVLGSLPSGWRNLASGYQVKTYRDDADTEHRIEYRFTRTGLALPGDETVQLVSATAEQVVLADGDGVDHSFTVARYGHDIYVDSARGPVHLVALPRFPEPGSAVEQGSLVAPMPGNVIRLGADVGDTVTAGQPLIWLEAMKMEHTITAPDDGVLTQLNVKAGQQVEVGAVLARVEAPEGE, encoded by the coding sequence ATGGGAATCAGTCGAGTCCTGGTCGCCAACCGCGGCGAGATCGCCCGGCGAGTCTTCGCCACCTGTCGCCGGATGGGCTTGGGCACCGTCGCCGTCTACACCGACCCCGACGCCGGCGCGCCGCACGTCGCCGAAGCCGACGCCCGGGTCCGGCTGGCCGAGACCAACGGCTACCTCAACGCCGACGCCGTCATCGCCGCCGCCCGCGCCGCCGGCGCCGACGCCGTCCACCCCGGCTACGGATTCCTATCCGAGAACGCCGAATTCGCCGCCGCGGTACAGTCCGCCGGACTGACCTGGGTCGGCCCGCCGGTGGACGCGGTCCGGGCGATGGGTTCGAAGATCGAAGCCAAGAAGATGATGGCCGCCGCCGGAGTGCCGGTGCTGGACGAACTCGATCCCGACAGCGTCACCGAAGCCCAACTGCCGGTGCTGGTGAAAGCATCCGCCGGCGGCGGCGGCCGGGGCATGCGCGTGGTCCGCGAATTGTCCGCGCTGGCAGGCGAAGTCGAAGCCGCGCGCCGCGAAGCACAGTCTGCGTTCGGTGATCCCACCGTGTTCTGCGAGCGCTACCTGCCGACCGGCCACCACGTCGAGGTGCAGGTCATGGCCGACACCCATGGCACCGTCTGGGCGGTCGGCGAGCGGGAGTGCAGCATCCAGCGCCGCCACCAGAAGATCATCGAAGAGGCTCCCTCGCCGTTGGTGGAACGCATCCCGGGCATGCGCGATCGATTGTTCGACGCGGCCCGGCTGGCCGCCGGCGCCATCGGATACACCGGTGCGGGCACCGTGGAATTCCTCGCCGACGACGACGGCGAGTTCTACTTTCTGGAGATGAATACCCGACTGCAGGTCGAGCACCCGGTCACCGAGGAAACCACCGGACTCGACCTGGTGGAACTGCAACTCGAGGTCGCCGACGGTGGCCGCCTCGACGCTGAACCCCCCGCCGCTCAAGGACATTCGATCGAGGCACGCCTGTACGCCGAGGATCCGGCACAGGGTTGGCAGCCGCAAGCCGGTACCGTGCACCGCATCGACGTGCCGTTGGTGCGCGCGCAATTCGAGACGCTGCAACGCCGAACCGGTATCCGCTTGGACTCCGGCATACAAGACGGCTCGACGGTGTCGATCCACTACGACCCGATGCTCGCCAAGGTCATCTCGTATGCGCCCAGCCGCCGGCAATCGGCGCTGGTGCTCGCCGACGCGCTGGCCCGCGCCCACCTGCACGGCCTGCGCACCAACCGCGAACTGCTGGTCCGCGTGCTGCGGCATCCGGCGTTCCTCGACGGCGCCACCGACACCGCGTTCTTCGACACCCATGGCCTGACGGAACTCTCGGCGCCGCTGGCCGACTCGGCGACCGTCCGCCTGTCGGCGCTGGCCGCCGCGCTGGCCGACGCCGCCCACAACCGGGCGCACGCCACGGTGCTCGGCTCGCTGCCCAGCGGCTGGCGCAATTTGGCGTCCGGCTACCAGGTCAAGACCTACCGCGACGACGCAGACACCGAACACCGCATCGAATATCGCTTCACCAGAACGGGATTGGCGCTTCCTGGCGACGAAACCGTGCAGTTGGTCTCGGCGACGGCCGAGCAGGTGGTGCTGGCCGACGGTGACGGCGTGGATCACAGCTTCACCGTCGCCCGCTACGGCCACGACATCTACGTCGACTCCGCGCGCGGGCCCGTGCACCTGGTTGCACTGCCCCGCTTCCCCGAGCCCGGATCGGCCGTCGAGCAGGGATCGTTGGTGGCCCCCATGCCGGGCAACGTCATTCGCCTCGGCGCCGACGTCGGCGACACCGTGACCGCCGGTCAACCGCTGATCTGGCTGGAGGCGATGAAGATGGAACACACCATCACCGCGCCGGACGACGGCGTGCTGACCCAGCTCAACGTCAAAGCCGGCCAGCAAGTCGAAGTCGGCGCTGTCCTGGCCCGAGTCGAAGCCCCAGAAGGAGAATGA
- a CDS encoding acyl-CoA dehydrogenase family protein produces the protein MTDTSFIESEDRQALRKAVSEWVSSYGHEYYLKKARAQEHTTELWSEAGKLGFLGVNLPEEYGGGGAGMYELALVMEEMAAAGSALLLMVVSPAINGTIISKFGTEEQKKRWLPGIADGTLTMAFAITEPDAGSNSHKITTTARRDGDDWILKGQKVYISGVDQAQAVLVVARTEEAKTGKLRPALFVVPTDAPGFNYTAIEMELISPERQFQVFLDDVRLPSDALVGAQDAAIAQLFAGLNPERIMGAASAVGMGRFALRKAVDYTKTRQVWGTPIGAHQGLSHPLAQCHIEVELAKLMTQKAATLYDHGDDMGAAEAANMAKYAAAEASTRAVDQAVQSMGGNGLTKEYGVAAMMTSARLARIAPVSREMVLNFVAQTSLGLPRSY, from the coding sequence ATGACCGACACCAGCTTCATCGAAAGCGAGGACCGCCAGGCGCTGCGTAAAGCGGTGTCCGAGTGGGTGTCCAGCTACGGCCACGAGTACTACCTGAAAAAGGCTCGCGCCCAAGAGCACACCACCGAATTGTGGTCGGAGGCAGGCAAGCTCGGCTTCCTCGGGGTGAACCTGCCCGAGGAGTACGGCGGCGGCGGCGCGGGCATGTACGAGCTGGCGTTGGTCATGGAGGAGATGGCGGCCGCGGGTTCGGCGCTGCTGCTCATGGTGGTCTCCCCCGCCATCAACGGCACCATCATCAGCAAGTTCGGCACCGAAGAACAGAAGAAGCGCTGGCTGCCCGGCATCGCGGACGGCACCTTGACCATGGCCTTCGCCATCACCGAACCGGACGCGGGATCGAATTCGCACAAGATCACCACGACCGCCCGCCGCGACGGTGACGACTGGATCCTCAAGGGCCAGAAGGTCTACATCTCCGGCGTCGACCAGGCGCAGGCAGTGCTGGTGGTGGCCCGCACCGAAGAGGCCAAAACCGGCAAGCTGCGCCCGGCGTTGTTCGTGGTGCCTACCGACGCTCCCGGCTTCAACTACACCGCGATCGAGATGGAGCTGATCAGTCCCGAGCGCCAATTCCAGGTCTTCCTCGACGACGTCCGGCTGCCGTCAGACGCGCTCGTCGGCGCGCAGGACGCCGCGATCGCCCAGCTGTTCGCGGGCCTGAATCCCGAGCGCATCATGGGCGCGGCCAGCGCGGTCGGCATGGGCCGGTTCGCGCTGCGCAAGGCCGTCGACTACACCAAGACCCGCCAGGTGTGGGGCACCCCGATCGGCGCGCACCAAGGCCTGTCGCACCCGCTGGCGCAGTGCCACATCGAAGTCGAGCTGGCCAAGCTGATGACCCAGAAGGCCGCCACCCTGTACGACCACGGCGACGACATGGGCGCCGCCGAGGCCGCGAACATGGCCAAGTACGCGGCCGCCGAGGCGTCCACCCGCGCGGTCGACCAGGCCGTGCAATCCATGGGCGGCAACGGACTGACCAAGGAGTACGGCGTGGCCGCGATGATGACCTCGGCCCGACTGGCGCGCATCGCACCGGTCAGCCGCGAGATGGTGCTGAACTTCGTGGCGCAGACCTCACTCGGCCTGCCGCGCAGTTACTGA
- a CDS encoding enoyl-CoA hydratase family protein, translating to MEKLVEYAGPDATGGPVARLTLNSPHNRNALSTALVEQLHQGLRDAATDPAVRVVVLGHTGGTFCAGADLSEAGSGSPASPYDRGDREGGAAGRSGSPPSQYDLAVARAREMTALLRAIVSSPRPVVGAINGHVRAGGFGLVGACDIVVAGPRSTFALTEARIGVAPAIISLTLLPKLSARAAARYYLTGETFGASEAAEIGLITMAAEDVDAAVAGLVADVGRGSPQGLAASKALTTAAVLREFDRDAERLTEESARLFVSDEAREGMLAFLQKRPPNWV from the coding sequence ATGGAGAAACTCGTCGAGTACGCCGGCCCCGATGCGACCGGCGGGCCGGTGGCGCGCCTCACCCTCAACTCCCCGCACAACCGCAACGCCCTGTCCACCGCGCTCGTCGAGCAATTGCACCAGGGCTTGCGCGACGCCGCGACCGACCCGGCCGTGCGGGTGGTGGTTCTCGGCCATACCGGTGGCACCTTCTGTGCCGGCGCGGACCTGAGCGAAGCCGGCAGCGGGTCGCCAGCATCGCCATATGACCGTGGCGATCGCGAGGGCGGCGCAGCCGGGCGAAGCGGGTCGCCACCATCGCAATATGACCTAGCGGTGGCCCGGGCCCGGGAGATGACCGCGCTGCTGCGCGCCATCGTCTCCTCGCCGCGACCGGTGGTCGGTGCCATCAACGGTCACGTGCGCGCCGGCGGATTCGGCCTCGTCGGCGCCTGCGACATCGTGGTGGCCGGCCCGCGCAGCACCTTCGCGCTGACCGAGGCCCGGATCGGCGTCGCGCCGGCGATCATCTCGCTGACGTTGCTGCCGAAGCTCTCGGCACGCGCCGCGGCGCGCTACTACCTCACCGGCGAGACGTTCGGCGCCAGCGAAGCCGCCGAGATCGGTTTGATCACCATGGCCGCCGAGGACGTCGACGCCGCGGTGGCCGGGCTCGTCGCCGACGTGGGTCGCGGCTCCCCGCAAGGCCTGGCCGCGTCCAAAGCACTGACCACCGCCGCCGTGCTGCGCGAGTTCGACCGCGACGCCGAGCGGCTGACCGAGGAGTCCGCGCGGCTGTTCGTCTCCGACGAAGCCCGCGAAGGCATGCTGGCGTTCTTACAAAAACGGCCGCCGAACTGGGTTTAG
- a CDS encoding DUF1707 SHOCT-like domain-containing protein — translation MSNSAQRDAKDTRDASSRAADTDRIQIAQLLAYAAEQGRLQLNEYEDRLTKAYAATTYQELDDLRADLPGTAVSPRRGGTCNPAPSTLLLALMSGFERRGRWNVPKKLTTFTLWGNGVVDLRYADFTSTEVDIRAYSIMGAQTILLPPEVNVEINGRAVMGGFDREVVGEGTQGAPKVKIRGFSLFGGVGVKRKARKSRP, via the coding sequence ATGAGCAATTCAGCGCAACGTGACGCGAAGGACACACGCGACGCATCGTCACGTGCGGCCGACACCGATCGCATCCAGATTGCGCAATTGCTGGCTTACGCCGCGGAGCAGGGTCGCCTGCAGCTCAACGAGTACGAGGACCGGCTGACCAAGGCCTACGCGGCCACCACCTACCAGGAGCTGGACGACTTGCGGGCCGACCTGCCCGGGACCGCGGTCAGCCCCCGCCGCGGCGGCACCTGCAACCCGGCGCCGTCGACACTGCTGCTCGCGCTGATGAGCGGCTTCGAGCGCCGGGGCCGGTGGAACGTGCCCAAGAAACTCACCACCTTCACCCTGTGGGGCAACGGCGTGGTGGACCTGCGCTACGCCGACTTCACCTCGACCGAAGTGGATATCCGCGCCTACTCGATCATGGGCGCGCAGACCATCCTGTTGCCCCCCGAAGTCAACGTGGAGATCAACGGTCGCGCCGTGATGGGCGGGTTCGACCGCGAGGTCGTGGGCGAAGGCACCCAAGGTGCGCCCAAGGTGAAGATCCGCGGCTTCTCACTGTTCGGGGGCGTCGGGGTCAAACGCAAAGCGCGCAAATCCCGCCCTTAA